A genomic window from Providencia alcalifaciens includes:
- the mscL gene encoding large-conductance mechanosensitive channel protein MscL, protein MSFLKEFREFAMKGNVVDMAVGIIIGAAFGKIVSSLVADVIMPPLGLIIGGVDFKQFSLVLREAEGSVPAVVMNYGMFIQTVFDFVIVAFAIFMAIKVMNKVRREKEEAAPAEPAAPSTEEVLLSEIRDLLKEQNKK, encoded by the coding sequence ATGAGTTTTCTAAAAGAGTTCCGCGAATTTGCCATGAAGGGCAATGTTGTGGATATGGCAGTCGGTATTATTATTGGTGCCGCATTTGGTAAAATCGTTTCTTCGTTAGTCGCCGATGTGATCATGCCCCCACTAGGATTAATCATTGGTGGCGTAGATTTTAAACAATTCAGCCTTGTACTTCGAGAAGCGGAAGGGAGTGTACCTGCCGTAGTGATGAATTATGGGATGTTTATCCAGACTGTTTTTGATTTTGTTATTGTCGCATTTGCTATTTTTATGGCGATTAAGGTAATGAATAAAGTACGTCGTGAAAAAGAAGAAGCTGCACCAGCAGAGCCTGCTGCACCATCTACAGAAGAAGTTTTACTATCTGAAATTCGTGACTTACTGAAAGAACAGAATAAAAAATAA
- the zntR gene encoding Zn(2+)-responsive transcriptional regulator, which produces MYKIGQIAKLADVTPDTIRFYEKQGLMGHKTRTEGGYRLFTEQDLQRLRFIRYAKQLGFTLEAITELLSIRVDPEHHTCQESKNIVDIRLIEVERKIQELIIMRDSLKTLSSACCGDEHASTYCSIMEILEKGASKIY; this is translated from the coding sequence ATGTATAAGATTGGTCAAATAGCTAAGTTGGCAGATGTAACACCAGATACGATCCGTTTTTATGAAAAACAGGGTTTGATGGGGCACAAAACGAGAACTGAAGGTGGCTACCGGTTGTTTACGGAGCAAGATTTACAGCGTCTACGTTTTATCCGTTATGCTAAGCAGTTAGGGTTTACACTTGAGGCGATTACTGAATTATTATCGATCCGTGTTGATCCCGAACACCACACGTGTCAGGAATCAAAAAACATTGTTGATATCAGACTGATTGAAGTGGAAAGGAAGATCCAAGAACTGATCATTATGAGAGATTCATTGAAAACCTTGAGCTCAGCATGTTGTGGTGATGAGCATGCATCAACATACTGTTCTATCATGGAAATTTTAGAAAAAGGTGCATCAAAAATTTATTAA
- a CDS encoding DNA topoisomerase family protein, producing MSKQLPFDTDKNEFCPECSSLLVIRNGAHGPFLACSGYPQCHYIKPLRAVAETHVVKVLEGQSCPKCGYDLVLKQGRFGMFIGCSHYPECEHTELIDKPDETKVPCPQCQTGNLLQRKSRFGKTFYACDNYPNCQFILNNKPVVGKCQSCEYPLLMEKKVGQGVRLFCASKRCGQLQEEL from the coding sequence ATGTCGAAGCAATTGCCTTTTGATACAGATAAAAATGAATTTTGTCCTGAATGTAGCTCTTTGCTGGTTATTCGTAACGGAGCTCACGGGCCTTTTTTAGCATGCTCTGGTTACCCTCAATGTCATTATATTAAGCCATTAAGAGCAGTTGCTGAAACTCACGTTGTCAAAGTATTGGAAGGTCAAAGCTGTCCTAAATGCGGGTATGATTTGGTATTAAAACAAGGGCGTTTTGGGATGTTTATTGGCTGTAGCCATTATCCTGAATGTGAACATACAGAGCTCATCGATAAACCGGATGAAACTAAGGTTCCTTGCCCTCAATGCCAAACAGGCAATTTACTACAAAGAAAATCCCGTTTTGGCAAAACTTTTTATGCTTGCGATAACTATCCTAACTGTCAGTTTATTCTGAATAATAAGCCTGTAGTGGGAAAATGTCAGTCTTGTGAATACCCATTACTTATGGAAAAAAAGGTTGGACAGGGAGTAAGATTGTTCTGTGCCAGCAAACGCTGCGGTCAGTTACAAGAAGAACTATGA
- the aroE gene encoding shikimate dehydrogenase yields the protein MGMFAVFGNPIQHSKSPSIHQMFAKQTGIDLEYQKILAPVEDFEAYLSDFFEKGGQGANITLPFKERAFQFVSELTERAQTCGAVNTIRKLDNHRLLGDNTDGEGLLLDLQRLGFVSPSSKILVIGAGGATRGALLPLLEYGCDITLTNRTFIKAESLARQFSTIGKIQSRPMDQLISAEFDLIINGTSSGVTGEIPKISPELFSQQVACYDMFYQRGLTPFLSFAKQYQVNKLADGLGMLVGQAAFAFKLWHGVIPEIEPVLKELKKELE from the coding sequence ATGGGAATGTTTGCAGTTTTTGGTAATCCGATTCAACACAGTAAATCACCTTCAATACATCAAATGTTTGCCAAGCAGACAGGCATTGATCTTGAATACCAGAAAATACTTGCTCCTGTAGAAGATTTCGAAGCTTACTTATCAGATTTCTTCGAAAAAGGCGGGCAGGGTGCAAACATTACATTACCGTTTAAAGAAAGGGCTTTTCAATTTGTCTCAGAGTTGACAGAAAGAGCTCAAACCTGTGGTGCTGTAAATACAATTAGAAAGCTCGATAATCACCGCTTGTTGGGTGACAATACTGATGGTGAAGGATTGTTGCTTGATCTACAGCGTCTTGGGTTTGTCTCGCCTTCAAGCAAAATATTGGTTATTGGAGCTGGTGGCGCAACTCGTGGCGCTTTATTGCCTCTACTTGAGTATGGCTGCGATATTACGTTGACTAACCGAACCTTTATAAAAGCAGAATCGTTAGCTCGCCAATTTTCGACTATTGGGAAAATACAGAGTAGACCAATGGATCAGCTCATTTCAGCAGAGTTTGATCTGATTATTAATGGTACTTCTTCAGGAGTGACCGGTGAGATTCCTAAAATCAGTCCTGAACTATTTTCTCAACAGGTCGCATGTTATGACATGTTTTACCAACGAGGCTTAACACCTTTTTTGTCATTTGCTAAGCAATATCAAGTGAATAAGCTAGCTGATGGCTTAGGTATGCTGGTTGGGCAAGCGGCATTTGCCTTTAAACTTTGGCATGGGGTGATACCAGAGATTGAGCCAGTATTAAAAGAGTTAAAAAAGGAACTTGAATAA
- the tsaC gene encoding L-threonylcarbamoyladenylate synthase type 1 TsaC: MQNQSTPAIKNIIEALKQQQVIAYPTEAVFGLGCDPDSEAAVNKLLELKQRPWEKGLILIADNYEQLKSYVDDSKLNEQQRQAMFATWPGPVTWVIPAKNTTPKWLTGQFDTLAVRVTNHELVKALCSEYGKPIVSTSANLSGLEPCRTTEEVIAQFKETIPVLDGVVGGRLNPSEIRDAMTGQLYRKG; encoded by the coding sequence ATGCAAAATCAATCTACACCTGCAATTAAAAATATAATCGAAGCACTAAAACAACAACAAGTTATCGCATATCCAACAGAGGCCGTTTTTGGCTTAGGCTGTGACCCTGATAGTGAAGCTGCAGTAAATAAATTACTTGAATTGAAACAGCGACCTTGGGAAAAAGGGTTAATTTTGATTGCTGATAATTATGAACAGCTAAAAAGTTATGTCGATGACAGCAAACTTAATGAGCAACAGCGCCAAGCGATGTTTGCAACATGGCCAGGGCCTGTTACTTGGGTGATCCCTGCGAAAAACACGACTCCAAAATGGCTAACGGGTCAGTTTGATACTTTAGCTGTTCGTGTCACAAACCATGAATTAGTGAAAGCCCTTTGTAGCGAATATGGCAAGCCAATCGTGTCAACGAGTGCAAATTTGAGTGGGTTAGAACCATGTCGAACCACAGAAGAAGTGATTGCGCAGTTTAAAGAGACAATCCCTGTTCTTGATGGTGTAGTTGGTGGAAGATTAAATCCATCAGAAATTCGGGATGCCATGACTGGGCAATTATATCGTAAAGGATAA
- the fmt gene encoding methionyl-tRNA formyltransferase yields the protein MSEPLRIIFAGTPDFAAKHLAALLETNHNVVGVLTRHDKPAGRGKKLTPSPVKILAEEHGIPVFQPVTLRDPDNQQWIKDQNADLMIVVAYGLILPQAVLDIPRLGCLNVHGSLLPRWRGAAPIQRSIWAGDHETGVTIMQMDAGLDTGDMLYKATCPITAEDTSATLYEKLAITGPKALIHTVDLLSSGHCSPEKQDDSLANYAEKLSKDEARIDWQLPAEHIERCIRAFNPWPMSYFMVQEQLIKVWQAEVIAQAHNKRPGTIISADKKGISVATGNGILNITQLQPPGKKAMSAQDILNSRREWFIPEQLLD from the coding sequence GTGTCAGAACCATTAAGAATTATTTTTGCAGGTACGCCTGATTTCGCTGCTAAACATTTGGCTGCATTGTTAGAAACCAATCATAACGTTGTTGGTGTATTAACTCGTCACGATAAACCCGCAGGTAGAGGCAAAAAGCTAACACCGAGTCCTGTGAAGATCCTTGCGGAAGAACATGGAATACCGGTTTTCCAACCAGTGACTTTACGTGATCCAGACAATCAACAGTGGATCAAAGATCAAAATGCTGATCTGATGATTGTCGTTGCTTATGGTTTGATCCTGCCACAAGCAGTTTTGGATATTCCCCGTTTAGGTTGTTTGAATGTCCATGGTTCATTGTTACCACGCTGGAGAGGTGCCGCTCCAATCCAACGGTCCATTTGGGCAGGTGACCATGAAACTGGTGTCACTATCATGCAGATGGATGCAGGCCTTGATACCGGAGATATGTTATATAAAGCCACTTGCCCGATTACTGCTGAAGATACAAGTGCAACTTTATATGAAAAGCTGGCGATTACAGGACCTAAAGCACTTATTCATACAGTAGATTTACTCTCTTCGGGTCATTGTTCTCCAGAAAAACAAGATGATTCACTTGCCAATTACGCTGAAAAATTATCTAAAGATGAAGCTCGAATTGATTGGCAACTACCTGCTGAACACATTGAACGCTGTATTCGTGCCTTTAACCCTTGGCCAATGAGTTATTTCATGGTTCAAGAGCAATTAATCAAAGTATGGCAAGCGGAAGTCATCGCTCAAGCACATAATAAGCGCCCAGGTACTATCATCAGTGCCGATAAAAAAGGCATCAGTGTTGCAACTGGCAACGGGATATTAAATATTACTCAGCTACAACCACCTGGTAAAAAAGCGATGAGTGCGCAAGATATCCTTAACTCCCGCCGCGAATGGTTCATACCTGAGCAATTGTTAGACTAA
- the rplQ gene encoding 50S ribosomal protein L17, translated as MRHRKSGRQLNRNSSHRQAMFRNMAGSLVRHEIIKTTLPKAKELRRVVEPLITLAKTDSVANRRLAFARTRDNEIVAKLFNELGPRFAARAGGYTRILKCGFRAGDNAPMAYIELVDRAVESQEAAAE; from the coding sequence ATGCGCCATCGTAAGAGTGGTCGTCAATTGAACCGCAACAGCAGCCACCGCCAAGCTATGTTCCGTAACATGGCAGGTTCTTTAGTTCGTCATGAAATCATCAAGACGACTCTGCCTAAAGCGAAAGAACTGCGTCGCGTCGTTGAGCCGCTGATTACTCTTGCCAAGACCGACAGCGTAGCTAATCGTCGTCTGGCATTCGCACGTACTCGTGATAACGAGATCGTTGCAAAACTATTTAATGAACTGGGACCTCGTTTCGCAGCTCGCGCAGGTGGTTACACTCGTATTCTTAAGTGTGGCTTCCGCGCAGGCGACAACGCTCCGATGGCTTACATCGAGCTTGTTGACCGTGCTGTTGAGTCTCAAGAAGCAGCTGCAGAGTAA
- the def gene encoding peptide deformylase, translated as MSVLNVLHYPDERLRTIAKPVEKVDASIQRIIDDMFDTMYDEEGIGLAATQVDIHQRIIVIDVSESRNERLVLINPELLNKEGETGIEEGCLSIPEQLGFVPRAEKVKVRALDYNGTSFELEADGLLAICIQHEMDHLVGKLFVDYLSPLKRQRIRQKVEKLDRLRAKEAKNR; from the coding sequence ATGTCAGTCTTAAACGTGTTACATTATCCAGACGAGCGCCTTCGCACTATTGCAAAACCAGTTGAAAAAGTTGATGCATCTATCCAGCGTATTATTGATGATATGTTCGATACGATGTATGACGAAGAAGGCATTGGGCTCGCAGCAACGCAAGTGGATATCCACCAGCGCATCATTGTTATTGACGTTTCTGAATCACGTAATGAGCGCCTTGTACTTATCAATCCTGAGCTTCTTAATAAAGAAGGTGAAACAGGTATAGAAGAAGGCTGCCTATCAATCCCTGAACAGCTAGGATTTGTCCCAAGGGCGGAGAAAGTGAAAGTTCGTGCTCTTGATTATAACGGTACATCATTTGAACTTGAAGCTGATGGTCTACTGGCTATCTGTATTCAACATGAAATGGACCATTTAGTTGGAAAACTATTCGTTGATTACTTATCACCGTTGAAGCGCCAACGTATCCGCCAGAAAGTAGAAAAACTTGATAGACTGAGAGCTAAAGAAGCTAAAAATCGTTGA
- the rsmB gene encoding 16S rRNA (cytosine(967)-C(5))-methyltransferase RsmB, whose product MKNKYNLRSIAATAISQVLDNGQSLSTVLPDLQRNINDKDKALLQEICFGVLRYLPKLEWFISQLMEKPLTGKQRTLHYLIMVGIYQLLYTRIPAHAALAETVDGAVALKRPQLKGLINGVLRSFQRQQVQLEERNTNNNSQYLHPSWLLKRIQTAYPDSWKNIVDANNQRPPMWLRVNSQHHTAAQYLELLEQAEITAHLHPSHPSAIRLEEAMPVTCLPGFEDGWSTVQDVSAQGCAELLSPVNGENILDLCAAPGGKTTHILELAPKAHVLAVDIDESRLKRVKENLQRLKQQAIVIQGDGTKPEEWAKDQQFDRILLDAPCSATGVIRRHPDIKWLRRDSDILELSQLQAQILEAVWPYLKPGGTLVYATCSIMPEENSQQIQHFLSKHTDASMNDGTELGLQILPSATGGDGFFYARLLKQVQ is encoded by the coding sequence ATGAAAAACAAATATAATTTGCGTAGTATCGCTGCGACCGCCATTAGTCAGGTTTTAGATAACGGACAATCATTAAGTACCGTTTTACCTGATCTACAACGTAATATTAATGATAAAGATAAAGCACTACTGCAAGAGATTTGCTTCGGTGTTTTACGCTATCTACCAAAGCTCGAATGGTTTATTAGCCAGCTTATGGAGAAACCGCTAACAGGCAAGCAAAGAACTTTGCATTACCTCATCATGGTTGGGATCTATCAATTACTTTATACTCGCATCCCTGCACATGCAGCTTTAGCAGAAACCGTGGATGGTGCTGTTGCATTAAAGCGCCCCCAGCTGAAAGGCCTAATAAATGGAGTACTACGATCTTTTCAGCGTCAGCAAGTTCAGTTAGAAGAGCGCAATACAAATAATAATAGCCAATATTTACATCCTAGTTGGTTATTAAAACGCATTCAAACCGCCTATCCTGATAGCTGGAAAAATATCGTTGATGCCAATAACCAACGTCCCCCGATGTGGTTAAGAGTTAATTCTCAGCATCATACTGCCGCGCAATATTTAGAGTTACTCGAACAAGCGGAAATTACAGCACACTTGCACCCATCCCATCCAAGTGCAATTCGCCTAGAAGAAGCGATGCCAGTTACTTGCTTACCTGGTTTTGAAGATGGCTGGTCAACAGTACAAGACGTTTCCGCACAAGGCTGTGCTGAATTACTCTCTCCAGTTAATGGCGAAAATATTCTCGACTTATGTGCAGCACCAGGCGGAAAAACAACACATATCTTAGAACTTGCCCCTAAAGCCCATGTTCTCGCTGTAGACATTGATGAGTCACGACTCAAACGTGTGAAAGAAAACCTGCAAAGATTAAAGCAACAAGCTATTGTTATTCAAGGGGATGGCACGAAACCTGAAGAGTGGGCTAAGGATCAACAATTTGATCGTATTTTGCTTGATGCTCCATGCTCTGCAACGGGAGTTATTAGACGCCATCCTGATATTAAATGGCTAAGACGCGATTCAGATATTCTAGAGTTATCTCAGTTACAGGCTCAAATATTAGAGGCTGTATGGCCATACTTAAAACCTGGCGGCACATTAGTGTATGCCACATGCTCCATCATGCCTGAAGAAAATAGCCAGCAGATTCAACATTTTCTTTCTAAACATACTGATGCAAGTATGAATGATGGTACAGAATTAGGCCTACAAATATTACCAAGCGCAACTGGGGGTGATGGTTTCTTTTACGCCCGCTTACTCAAGCAAGTACAGTAA
- the trkA gene encoding Trk system potassium transporter TrkA — translation MKIIILGAGQVGGTLAENLVDENNDITVVDTNADRLRQLQDQFDLRVVNGHGSHPRVLRDAGAEDADMLVAVTNSDETNMVACQIAYSLFNTPNKIARIRATEYIREADKLFLAEQIPIDYLISPEQLVIEYIYKLIQYPGALQVVNFAEGKVSIVAVKAYYGGSLVGNALSSLREHMPHIDTRVVAIFRQDRPIRPQGSTIIEAGDEVFFVASTQHIRAVMSELQRLEKPYKRLMIVGGGNVGAGLAKRLEKDYSVKLIERNQERATELAELLHDTIVFYGDASDQELLTEEHIEQMDVFIALTNDDEANIMSAMLAKKMGAKKAMVLIQRSAYVELVQGGVIDIAVSPQQATISALLGHVRKADIVSVSSLRRGVAEAIEAIAHGDENTSKVVGKKISEIKLPPGTIIGAIVREEEVIIASDYHIIEQGDHVIMFITDKKYVPDVEKLFQPSPFFL, via the coding sequence ATGAAGATCATTATTCTAGGCGCAGGGCAAGTCGGTGGAACACTCGCTGAAAACTTAGTGGATGAAAATAACGATATTACCGTTGTTGATACCAATGCCGATCGTTTGCGTCAGCTACAGGATCAGTTTGATCTACGCGTAGTTAATGGGCATGGATCCCATCCCCGAGTTCTTAGAGATGCTGGAGCTGAAGATGCAGATATGTTAGTTGCAGTAACTAACTCGGATGAAACCAACATGGTTGCTTGCCAAATTGCTTATAGCCTATTTAATACGCCGAATAAAATAGCGCGTATTCGTGCAACCGAATATATCCGCGAAGCTGACAAGCTTTTTTTGGCAGAGCAAATCCCTATTGATTATCTGATATCACCAGAACAGCTGGTTATTGAATATATCTATAAACTTATCCAATATCCGGGGGCTTTACAGGTTGTTAATTTTGCCGAAGGTAAAGTGAGCATTGTTGCTGTGAAAGCCTACTATGGGGGTTCTCTGGTAGGTAATGCATTATCTAGCTTACGTGAGCACATGCCACACATTGATACTCGAGTTGTCGCAATATTCCGTCAAGATAGACCGATTCGTCCTCAAGGTTCCACCATTATTGAAGCGGGTGATGAAGTTTTCTTCGTTGCCTCTACTCAACATATTAGAGCTGTAATGAGTGAGCTCCAACGATTAGAAAAGCCGTACAAACGTTTAATGATTGTTGGTGGTGGTAACGTAGGTGCTGGTTTAGCTAAGCGATTGGAAAAAGACTATAGTGTTAAACTCATTGAACGTAATCAGGAAAGAGCAACTGAATTAGCTGAACTGCTCCATGATACGATTGTTTTTTATGGTGATGCCTCAGATCAAGAGTTACTTACGGAAGAACATATTGAACAAATGGATGTGTTTATTGCGCTTACCAATGATGATGAAGCAAACATCATGTCCGCTATGCTTGCGAAAAAAATGGGGGCCAAGAAAGCCATGGTATTAATTCAACGGTCTGCCTATGTTGAATTAGTTCAAGGTGGTGTTATTGATATTGCAGTATCTCCACAACAAGCTACCATTTCTGCTTTACTTGGTCATGTCAGAAAAGCGGATATTGTTAGTGTCTCATCATTACGCCGAGGAGTCGCAGAGGCTATTGAAGCGATCGCCCACGGTGATGAGAACACATCAAAAGTGGTTGGTAAAAAAATATCAGAAATTAAACTTCCTCCAGGCACAATTATAGGTGCTATCGTAAGAGAGGAAGAAGTCATCATTGCTAGCGATTACCATATTATCGAGCAAGGTGACCATGTCATTATGTTTATTACCGATAAAAAATATGTTCCGGATGTGGAAAAACTGTTCCAGCCAAGTCCGTTCTTTTTATAA
- the dprA gene encoding DNA-processing protein DprA gives MNEQEIWLRLSQVSRVGIKTAIKIISLLKQVGKVNHTVLKACGLNEMQRLQFLNVSLKRIESTLKWLEVKENQLITFLDVQYPFLLKQIYNPPLLLFVSGRSELLSEKQIAIIGSRQVTEYGKKWTEAFVRKFIDYNLVITSGLALGIDGISHRTSIESHGKTVAVLGSGLSHIYPKQHFDLADRIRSEGVLVSEYLPDTPPLAKQFPRRNRIISGLSKAVLVIEASMKSGSLITARYAIEQNRDLFTLPAPLGNSAFSGNHWLIQQGAYLLVEPEDILLHLECSPNWIQSELEIETSVEPELNLTESRILGMVGYQSTPADIIATELQLPITQVVSVLTELEINGVIISVAGGYIRVN, from the coding sequence ATGAATGAACAGGAAATATGGCTAAGACTTTCGCAAGTTAGCCGAGTTGGGATAAAAACAGCGATAAAAATAATATCGCTATTAAAACAAGTGGGTAAAGTAAATCATACAGTCTTAAAAGCCTGTGGGTTGAATGAAATGCAGCGATTACAATTCCTAAATGTCTCTTTAAAGCGCATTGAGTCAACTTTGAAATGGTTAGAAGTCAAAGAAAATCAATTGATTACATTTTTAGATGTGCAATATCCTTTTTTATTAAAGCAGATATATAACCCACCTTTATTACTTTTTGTATCGGGACGAAGTGAATTATTATCTGAAAAGCAAATTGCTATTATAGGAAGCCGGCAAGTTACTGAATATGGTAAAAAGTGGACTGAAGCATTTGTTAGAAAATTTATTGATTATAATTTGGTGATAACTAGCGGTTTAGCATTAGGTATTGATGGCATTAGCCATAGAACGTCTATAGAAAGCCATGGGAAAACTGTCGCAGTATTAGGAAGTGGGCTTTCCCATATTTACCCGAAACAACACTTTGATTTAGCTGACCGAATTAGGTCAGAAGGGGTATTAGTTTCAGAGTATTTGCCTGATACTCCCCCATTAGCAAAACAGTTTCCTCGAAGAAACCGTATCATTAGTGGGCTAAGCAAAGCGGTATTGGTTATTGAAGCGAGTATGAAAAGTGGATCGCTGATTACAGCCCGATATGCAATTGAACAAAATCGAGATTTATTTACACTGCCTGCACCATTAGGTAACTCAGCATTTAGCGGTAATCATTGGTTGATACAGCAAGGAGCATACCTGCTGGTAGAACCCGAGGACATATTATTACATCTAGAATGTTCACCAAATTGGATACAATCGGAATTAGAGATTGAAACCTCGGTAGAACCAGAGTTAAATCTGACAGAAAGTCGGATTTTAGGTATGGTAGGATATCAATCGACCCCTGCAGATATCATTGCTACTGAATTACAGTTACCTATCACTCAAGTGGTTTCAGTCTTAACTGAATTGGAGATCAATGGCGTGATTATATCAGTGGCTGGTGGGTATATCAGAGTAAACTAG
- a CDS encoding DNA-directed RNA polymerase subunit alpha, which yields MQGSVTEFLKPRLVDIEQVSSTHAKVTLEPLERGFGHTLGNALRRILLSSMPGCAVTEVEIDGVLHEYSTKEGVQEDILEILLNLKGLAVKVQGKDEVILTLNKSGIGPVTAADIIHDGDVEIVKPQHVICHLTDESASVNMRIKVQRGRGYVPASARVHSEEDERPIGRLLVDACYSPVERIAYNVEAARVEQRTDLDKLVIEMETNGTIDPEEAIRRAATILAEQLEAFVDLRDVRQPEVKEEKPEFDPILLRPVDDLELTVRSANCLKAEAIHYIGDLVQRTEVELLKTPNLGKKSLTEIKDVLASRGLSLGMRLENWPPASIADD from the coding sequence ATGCAGGGTTCTGTGACAGAGTTTCTAAAACCGCGCCTGGTAGATATCGAGCAAGTGAGTTCGACGCACGCTAAGGTGACCCTTGAGCCTTTAGAGCGCGGCTTTGGCCACACTCTAGGCAACGCACTGCGCCGTATTCTGCTTTCGTCTATGCCGGGTTGTGCGGTGACAGAGGTTGAGATTGATGGTGTACTGCATGAGTACAGCACCAAAGAAGGTGTACAGGAAGATATCCTGGAGATTCTCCTCAACCTGAAAGGGCTGGCGGTAAAAGTTCAGGGGAAAGATGAAGTTATTTTAACCTTGAATAAATCTGGCATTGGCCCTGTGACTGCAGCCGACATCATCCATGATGGTGATGTCGAAATCGTCAAGCCACAGCATGTGATCTGCCACCTCACTGACGAAAGCGCATCTGTAAATATGCGTATTAAAGTTCAGCGTGGTCGTGGTTATGTGCCGGCTTCTGCCCGAGTTCATTCGGAAGAAGATGAGCGCCCAATCGGTCGTCTGTTAGTCGATGCTTGCTATAGCCCTGTAGAGCGTATTGCCTACAATGTTGAAGCAGCTCGTGTTGAGCAGCGTACTGACTTGGATAAGTTAGTAATCGAAATGGAAACTAATGGTACAATCGATCCTGAAGAGGCGATTCGCCGTGCAGCTACCATCCTGGCTGAACAACTTGAAGCTTTTGTTGACCTACGTGATGTACGTCAACCAGAAGTTAAAGAAGAGAAACCAGAATTCGATCCTATCTTACTGCGCCCAGTTGACGATCTGGAATTGACTGTCCGCTCTGCTAACTGCCTCAAAGCAGAAGCTATCCACTACATCGGTGATCTGGTACAGCGTACAGAAGTTGAGTTGCTCAAAACTCCGAACCTTGGTAAGAAATCTCTTACTGAAATTAAGGACGTCTTGGCATCTCGTGGTCTTTCTCTGGGCATGCGCTTAGAAAATTGGCCACCAGCAAGTATTGCTGATGATTAG
- a CDS encoding alternative ribosome-rescue factor A translates to MNKYQHKRGEIKDNAIEALLHDPLFRQRVEKNKKGKGSYTRKGKTSKVGNWEASGNRLINLLPLAF, encoded by the coding sequence ATGAATAAGTATCAGCATAAACGTGGTGAAATTAAAGATAATGCCATTGAGGCTCTGTTGCATGACCCGCTATTTCGCCAGAGAGTTGAGAAGAATAAGAAAGGAAAAGGAAGCTATACAAGAAAGGGAAAAACAAGCAAGGTAGGCAACTGGGAGGCCAGTGGTAATCGGTTAATAAACTTATTACCACTGGCCTTTTAG
- the rpsD gene encoding 30S ribosomal protein S4, which yields MARYLGPKLKLSRREGTDLFLKSGVRAIDTKCKLEQAPGQHGARKPRLSDYGVQLREKQKVRRIYGVLERQFRNYYKEATRLKGNTGENLLTLLEGRLDNVVYRMGFGATRAEARQMVSHKAIMVNGRVVNIASYQVSPNDVISVREKAKKQSRIKAALELAEQREKPTWLEVDAAKMEGVFKRIPERTDLSADINEHLIVELYSK from the coding sequence ATGGCTAGATATTTGGGTCCTAAGCTCAAGCTGAGCCGTCGCGAAGGAACAGACCTCTTCCTGAAGTCTGGTGTTCGCGCGATTGACACCAAGTGTAAATTAGAACAGGCACCTGGCCAGCACGGTGCGCGTAAACCGCGTCTGTCTGACTATGGTGTTCAGTTACGTGAAAAACAAAAAGTTCGTCGTATTTACGGTGTTCTGGAACGTCAATTCCGTAACTATTATAAAGAAGCAACTCGCCTGAAAGGCAACACAGGTGAAAACCTGCTGACTCTGCTGGAAGGTCGTTTAGATAACGTCGTTTACCGTATGGGCTTTGGCGCAACTCGCGCAGAAGCACGTCAAATGGTTAGCCACAAAGCTATCATGGTAAATGGTCGTGTAGTTAATATCGCTTCTTATCAGGTTTCCCCGAATGACGTTATCAGCGTTCGTGAGAAAGCTAAAAAACAGTCTCGTATTAAGGCTGCTTTAGAGCTGGCTGAACAGCGTGAGAAGCCAACTTGGCTGGAAGTTGATGCTGCTAAAATGGAAGGTGTGTTCAAACGTATTCCTGAACGTACTGACTTGTCTGCGGACATTAACGAACACCTGATCGTCGAGCTTTACTCCAAGTAA